From Halosolutus amylolyticus, a single genomic window includes:
- a CDS encoding right-handed parallel beta-helix repeat-containing protein translates to MSDRSDMRNSNRGDVPRSRSDRRGDDRSVVQDTTVSQTVENATVSERSRRTFLQGLTAAGATGIGLTTTASASTSDPYAHYYDDYATVVDVVEAGADDTGNESITPVLEAERADDTLFVFPEGRYFMDEQFRFTGFENVGFVGDGATLVPADYYAFDGPQYRLFRLGVSYSPGRQLRFEGFDVDQTAPDTGIRTIEAYVSDRLEVRDVTIHGQHDSGTWGPGMFNVTDSDGWGIVERFRAPDGGAWVENTPNDGNRWRGPIGIEANQNAGTLEFRRCWLGAFPNNGLYAAGGDGEIIVHGGLYRNSNGANIRVGGRGSEVRWPTVEVDHTRSQDRSQRGIRMENGRNITVHGAAIEVTSPKPTSHAISVMNTCESARIENTRLQLEGSDVNHGIVVSPEAGETTIVDTEITHETAGGYPLWIRDSDRTEQVLAEYLSISGRAGDESGFRDGIRCERDGCRFSHVDVTQYGRNGVDRNAIVNTASDLTVYKSTLRASQYPYIDIGSNAVVRDSDLESSGGHEAVCLYSSSENPAFKKNRLVDGIRDLGASGVVVWENSYE, encoded by the coding sequence ATGTCGGATCGAAGTGATATGCGGAATTCGAATCGTGGGGACGTTCCTCGTTCTCGGTCGGACCGTCGGGGTGACGACCGATCGGTTGTACAGGATACGACTGTTTCGCAGACTGTAGAGAATGCAACTGTTTCGGAACGATCGCGACGGACCTTCTTGCAGGGACTCACGGCTGCGGGTGCAACCGGCATCGGACTGACGACGACTGCGAGCGCGTCGACGTCGGATCCGTACGCGCACTACTACGACGACTACGCGACCGTCGTCGACGTCGTCGAGGCGGGGGCGGACGATACCGGGAACGAATCGATCACGCCCGTGCTCGAGGCCGAACGCGCCGACGACACGCTGTTCGTCTTTCCCGAGGGACGGTACTTCATGGACGAACAGTTCCGGTTTACGGGGTTCGAGAACGTCGGCTTCGTCGGCGACGGCGCGACGCTGGTGCCGGCCGACTATTACGCGTTCGACGGCCCGCAGTACCGGCTGTTCCGCCTCGGCGTCTCCTACAGTCCCGGTCGACAGCTCCGGTTCGAGGGGTTCGACGTCGATCAGACGGCGCCCGACACCGGGATTCGGACGATCGAGGCCTACGTCTCCGATCGGCTCGAAGTGCGCGACGTGACGATTCACGGCCAGCACGACAGCGGTACCTGGGGGCCGGGGATGTTCAACGTCACCGACTCCGACGGCTGGGGGATCGTCGAACGGTTCCGCGCGCCGGACGGCGGTGCATGGGTCGAGAACACGCCGAACGACGGGAACCGCTGGCGGGGACCGATCGGGATCGAGGCCAACCAGAACGCGGGAACCCTCGAGTTCCGGCGGTGCTGGCTCGGCGCGTTCCCGAACAACGGACTCTACGCGGCCGGCGGCGACGGGGAGATCATCGTCCACGGGGGCCTCTACCGGAACAGCAACGGCGCGAACATCCGCGTCGGCGGGCGCGGGAGCGAGGTCCGCTGGCCGACGGTCGAGGTCGATCACACGCGCTCGCAGGACCGATCCCAGCGCGGGATCCGGATGGAGAACGGCCGGAACATCACGGTCCACGGGGCCGCGATCGAGGTGACGTCGCCGAAACCGACCAGCCACGCGATCTCGGTGATGAACACCTGCGAGAGCGCGCGGATCGAGAACACGCGCCTGCAACTCGAGGGCTCGGACGTGAACCACGGGATCGTCGTCTCCCCCGAAGCCGGCGAAACGACGATCGTCGACACGGAGATTACGCACGAGACGGCGGGCGGCTATCCGCTCTGGATCCGGGACAGCGATCGAACCGAGCAGGTGCTCGCCGAATACCTCTCGATCAGCGGGCGAGCGGGCGACGAGAGCGGCTTCCGCGACGGCATCCGCTGCGAACGGGACGGCTGTCGCTTCAGCCACGTCGACGTCACGCAGTACGGTCGCAACGGCGTCGACCGGAACGCGATCGTCAACACGGCGTCCGATCTCACGGTCTACAAAAGCACCCTCCGCGCCAGCCAGTACCCGTATATCGACATCGGGAGCAACGCAGTCGTTCGCGACTCGGACCTCGAATCGTCGGGTGGTCACGAGGCCGTCTGCCTCTATTCGTCGTCGGAGAACCCGGCCTTCAAGAAGAACCGCCTCGTCGACGGGATCCGCGACCTCGGTGCGAGCGGCGTCGTCGTCTGGGAGAACTCCTACGAGTGA
- the glmU gene encoding bifunctional sugar-1-phosphate nucleotidylyltransferase/acetyltransferase, giving the protein MGSASGRARSFAARVATIRRAARGGRPNCRERGARPVSTGGLDRRIARRRLTVSLAITHREEWRPFAPSMTEAADDDYLEHATASPYMITAFDVRPERRDELDAVVHPADGHDPTADRRYGSISACIRKPDRADRASMQTVVLAAGQGTRMRPLSESIPKPMLPVAGRPLVAHTVDAAIEAGSDEIVLVVGYEGDVVRDYFGDRYGGVPIRYATQDEQDGTGGALRAASEVLGDEPFAVLNGDVVFDRESLSALFDAGPAVGSVRVDEPSNYGILNVADGTVEGIVEKPADPPGNLANAGVYVFPAGALDCLDVPLSERGEYELTDVLARVLDESDVGHVELDRWLDMGRPWELLEANEWKLADLEPSLRGDVSDDAEIEGPVVVEEGATVRSGVVVEGPALIRSGATVGPNAYVRGATLVGEDAKIGHGVEVKNSVLMAGATVGHLSYVGDSLLGRDVNFGAGTTVANLRHDDDPVEMTVSGDRVSTGRRKFGVVLGDGVRTGINTSLNAGVRLSPGATTAPGEVVTSDR; this is encoded by the coding sequence ATGGGATCCGCGAGCGGGCGCGCTCGATCGTTCGCTGCGCGTGTAGCAACTATACGCCGGGCAGCGCGGGGCGGACGCCCGAACTGCCGCGAGAGGGGTGCTCGACCGGTTTCGACGGGTGGCCTCGATCGTCGGATCGCGCGTCGTCGCCTCACTGTTTCACTCGCTATTACCCACCGGGAGGAGTGGCGCCCGTTCGCCCCATCGATGACCGAAGCGGCCGACGACGACTACCTCGAACACGCGACGGCCAGCCCCTACATGATCACGGCGTTCGACGTGCGACCGGAGCGGCGCGACGAACTCGACGCGGTCGTCCATCCGGCGGACGGACACGACCCGACCGCAGATCGACGCTACGGCAGCATTAGCGCCTGTATAAGAAAACCCGATCGGGCCGACCGGGCGAGCATGCAAACCGTCGTTCTCGCGGCTGGACAGGGAACGCGCATGCGTCCGCTCTCCGAATCGATCCCGAAACCGATGTTGCCCGTCGCCGGGCGGCCACTGGTCGCACACACCGTCGACGCGGCGATCGAGGCTGGATCCGACGAAATCGTCCTCGTCGTCGGCTACGAGGGCGACGTCGTCCGCGACTACTTCGGCGATCGGTACGGAGGCGTCCCGATCCGGTACGCCACCCAGGACGAACAGGACGGGACCGGCGGCGCCCTGCGCGCCGCGAGCGAGGTTCTCGGGGACGAGCCGTTCGCGGTGCTCAACGGGGACGTCGTGTTCGATCGGGAGTCGCTCTCCGCGCTGTTCGACGCGGGGCCGGCCGTCGGCTCGGTTCGCGTCGACGAGCCGTCGAACTACGGGATCCTGAACGTGGCCGACGGCACCGTCGAGGGAATCGTCGAGAAGCCCGCGGACCCGCCTGGGAACCTCGCGAACGCGGGCGTCTACGTCTTCCCGGCGGGGGCACTCGACTGTCTCGACGTGCCGCTGAGCGAACGCGGCGAGTACGAACTCACGGACGTCCTCGCGCGGGTACTCGACGAATCCGACGTCGGCCACGTGGAACTCGATCGGTGGCTCGACATGGGACGGCCGTGGGAGTTGCTCGAGGCGAACGAGTGGAAACTGGCCGACCTGGAGCCGTCACTTCGAGGGGACGTCAGCGACGACGCCGAAATCGAGGGGCCGGTCGTCGTCGAGGAGGGGGCGACGGTCCGATCGGGCGTCGTCGTCGAGGGGCCGGCCCTGATTCGATCGGGCGCGACCGTGGGCCCGAACGCCTACGTCCGCGGGGCGACCCTCGTCGGAGAAGACGCGAAGATCGGCCACGGGGTCGAGGTCAAGAACAGCGTCCTGATGGCCGGGGCCACCGTCGGCCACCTCTCCTACGTCGGGGACAGCCTCCTCGGCCGGGACGTCAACTTCGGCGCGGGAACGACGGTCGCGAACCTGCGCCACGACGACGACCCGGTCGAGATGACCGTCTCGGGCGACCGCGTCTCGACCGGCCGCCGGAAGTTCGGCGTCGTCCTCGGCGACGGCGTCAGGACGGGCATCAACACGAGTCTCAACGCCGGCGTGCGGCTCTCGCCGGGAGCGACGACCGCCCCAGGCGAAGTGGTCACGAGCGATCGGTAA
- a CDS encoding alkaline phosphatase family protein, which produces MTRTFRRDDDASRSTATESTGLETLLVGIDAGCLPVFERLFDDDRIPTVERLCSEGVTAPLESQIPPWTPSAWPSIYTGVNPGKHGTIGFVGYDGYDWHVTSNEDVREHPLWTLLDRHDRSSVVVNAPVTHPPDEFDGAVIPGFLGPEDPSCHPDGLLEEVRDAIGDYRVYPSYTRDDDSLSDVAKIEEYRSLIRMRGEAFRYLVDEYDPDFGFLQFQKTDTVFHEFDGEERHVDSVYEAADEQIAATLEACDPDRVFLVSDHGMGPYDGYEFRINEFLRDEGYLETTTGGKGMPSWTPMRRRLREGEECESWEPGAAARAASIAARFGVTASRIRAALERVGLADLAIEYAPGGISRTANEQVDFAESKAYVRARTELGIRINLEGRDPAGVVPPEEYEELREELIRDLQGVETPDGDPFFETVAPRERYFHGAAVEDTVDVVTIPADFEHVLTEQVGPGDYFGPAEPWNHKLDGVFVAAGEGVDEDAAIDRAHIFDVAPTVMAAMGVPYSDRMDGSVVPVVDPIESTSYPAYDGDADGDRSEPDADVTDRLADLGYLN; this is translated from the coding sequence ATGACCCGGACGTTCCGCCGAGACGACGACGCATCGAGGAGTACCGCGACCGAATCAACCGGCCTGGAGACGTTACTCGTCGGGATCGATGCGGGCTGTCTCCCTGTCTTCGAGCGACTGTTCGACGACGATCGGATACCCACGGTCGAACGGCTCTGTTCGGAGGGCGTGACCGCGCCGCTCGAGTCCCAGATCCCGCCGTGGACGCCCAGCGCCTGGCCGTCGATCTACACCGGGGTCAACCCCGGGAAACACGGCACGATCGGCTTCGTCGGCTACGACGGCTACGACTGGCACGTGACGAGCAACGAGGACGTCCGCGAACACCCGCTGTGGACCCTGCTCGACCGCCACGATCGGTCGAGCGTCGTCGTCAACGCGCCGGTCACCCACCCGCCCGACGAGTTCGACGGGGCCGTGATCCCGGGCTTTCTCGGTCCCGAGGATCCGTCCTGTCACCCCGACGGACTGCTGGAGGAGGTTCGCGACGCGATCGGCGACTACCGCGTCTACCCGAGCTACACGCGTGACGACGACTCGCTGTCGGACGTCGCGAAGATCGAGGAGTACCGGAGCCTGATCCGGATGCGCGGCGAGGCGTTTCGCTACCTCGTCGACGAGTACGACCCGGACTTCGGCTTCCTCCAGTTCCAGAAGACCGACACGGTCTTCCACGAGTTCGACGGCGAGGAGCGCCACGTCGACAGCGTCTACGAGGCGGCGGACGAACAGATCGCGGCGACGCTCGAGGCCTGCGACCCGGACCGGGTCTTCCTCGTGAGCGATCACGGGATGGGACCCTACGATGGCTACGAGTTCCGGATCAACGAATTCCTGCGCGACGAGGGCTACCTCGAGACGACGACGGGCGGGAAAGGAATGCCGTCGTGGACGCCGATGCGAAGACGACTTCGCGAGGGCGAGGAGTGCGAGAGCTGGGAGCCCGGAGCGGCCGCGCGCGCGGCCTCGATCGCCGCCCGGTTCGGCGTCACCGCCAGCCGGATCAGGGCCGCCCTCGAGCGGGTCGGGCTGGCGGACCTCGCGATCGAGTACGCGCCGGGCGGCATCTCGAGAACGGCGAACGAGCAGGTCGACTTCGCCGAGTCGAAAGCTTACGTGCGTGCACGGACCGAACTCGGTATCCGGATCAACCTCGAGGGGCGGGACCCGGCGGGCGTCGTGCCGCCCGAGGAGTACGAGGAACTCCGCGAGGAACTCATCCGGGACCTCCAGGGCGTCGAAACGCCCGACGGTGACCCGTTCTTCGAAACGGTTGCGCCGCGAGAGCGGTACTTCCACGGAGCGGCCGTCGAGGACACGGTCGACGTCGTCACGATCCCCGCCGACTTCGAGCACGTGCTCACCGAACAGGTCGGCCCCGGCGACTACTTCGGGCCGGCCGAACCGTGGAATCACAAACTCGACGGCGTCTTCGTGGCGGCGGGCGAGGGCGTCGACGAGGACGCCGCGATCGATCGGGCGCACATCTTCGACGTCGCGCCGACGGTGATGGCCGCGATGGGCGTTCCCTACAGCGATCGCATGGACGGGAGCGTCGTCCCGGTCGTCGACCCGATCGAATCGACGTCCTATCCGGCGTACGACGGCGACGCCGACGGCGACCGATCGGAACCGGACGCGGACGTGACCGATCGACTGGCCGACCTCGGCTACCTGAACTGA
- a CDS encoding lipoyl domain-containing protein, which translates to MSGTEDRVPIEAADVWPDDVEEEEGIVVNWFAREGRQVDEGETLCEIQVEKVSVDVPAPVAGEVVEIARDEDEEFTRADTLGWIDAA; encoded by the coding sequence ATGAGCGGAACCGAAGATCGGGTGCCGATCGAGGCGGCCGACGTCTGGCCCGACGACGTCGAGGAGGAGGAAGGCATCGTCGTCAACTGGTTCGCGAGGGAGGGCCGGCAGGTCGACGAGGGTGAGACGCTCTGTGAGATCCAGGTGGAGAAAGTCAGCGTCGACGTGCCGGCACCCGTCGCCGGGGAAGTGGTCGAAATCGCGCGCGACGAGGACGAGGAGTTCACGCGCGCGGACACGCTCGGGTGGATCGACGCCGCCTGA
- a CDS encoding helix-turn-helix domain-containing protein, protein MGFIAEVNLVHDELPLGPTIERCPGVTFRYEYGTTVDGRRLHFVSAFSDEYETIENAIAADPTVADRTRVATFENRTIYRVTVETDLEIVPHQCAAHGVFVFSVTSGQKGWITRVHLPDRDALTAFQACCRDQGISFRMTQLYDSSVSDDRTYFLTERQRDILTMAYYAGYYEIPREITQDDLADRLEISDSAVSQRLRRAVSELIAATIEHEHSPDEVG, encoded by the coding sequence ATGGGATTTATCGCAGAAGTCAACCTCGTCCACGACGAACTGCCGCTGGGGCCGACGATCGAGCGGTGTCCCGGCGTGACGTTCAGATACGAGTACGGGACGACGGTCGACGGGCGACGACTGCACTTCGTGTCCGCCTTCAGCGACGAGTACGAGACCATCGAGAACGCGATTGCGGCCGACCCCACCGTCGCGGACAGGACCCGGGTCGCCACGTTCGAGAACCGGACGATCTATCGCGTCACGGTCGAGACGGACCTCGAGATCGTCCCTCACCAGTGTGCCGCACACGGGGTGTTCGTCTTCTCCGTCACGAGCGGTCAGAAGGGGTGGATCACCCGGGTCCACCTCCCGGATCGGGACGCGCTGACCGCCTTTCAGGCGTGCTGTCGCGACCAGGGAATCTCCTTTCGCATGACGCAACTGTACGACTCGTCCGTCTCCGACGACAGGACGTACTTCCTGACTGAACGACAGCGCGACATTCTCACGATGGCGTACTACGCCGGCTACTACGAGATTCCGCGGGAGATCACCCAGGACGACCTCGCCGATCGGCTCGAGATTTCGGATTCGGCGGTCTCCCAGCGGCTTCGACGCGCCGTCTCGGAGTTGATCGCCGCGACGATCGAGCACGAACACTCGCCGGACGAGGTCGGGTGA
- a CDS encoding polysaccharide deacetylase family protein, translated as MEQRVSRRRALAALGATSTTLASAGCLGLFSEEAGGDTDDGGSDADVTDGDGPTWPAIETGELLSDFEDLDRWEVQNGHIEAAPDEALTGTQAAVVESDDGTAGVSRFFPDGLDLEAWDTSIAVRPDSVSRIVVEFVAPSREERLNTVRTVPDEFDGWFRLDCGYEHKPEGEPDLSNVTRLNVIAVGPDGGPTRMLVDDLRRTEAVDNGKAILAFYGGHDSHYDIAAERLEERGWAGAVPVDPGRVGNQGRMDFAELRELRDRGWDVCSYPRSESDLTEQPEERQRTVIGSARNSLADSGFPDGSRHFFAPDWRRMTGTTHAIVRELHESGFLFGSCTTGAPPTGIHMTPVIWGPALHNGVRRHINLCDQYQQLTVIRVPRIVEGESGGNSMSLADFEHLLDHIEHRGLDVITPSDIVDGTMDGDDSGAQDEPESRPDGRILDAGASYSFEGTGTSDSAEFELEESILIGQFSHDGESEFLVDVTPIDGDLDDERLVTATGATSGESIMTVDGGRYRLTVEADGPWSIDLDQPAIHSDDLADLPVEASGTGSGFVGPLWTPDDPSLSVTHDGDGAFIVDGYGADGSWEQIVNKTGAFDNSRSYAASGVVWINVEADGNWTLDVSDS; from the coding sequence ATGGAGCAGAGGGTTTCCAGACGACGCGCATTGGCTGCGCTCGGTGCGACCTCGACCACGCTCGCTAGCGCCGGCTGTCTCGGCCTCTTCTCGGAGGAGGCGGGTGGCGACACCGACGACGGCGGATCGGACGCGGACGTGACAGACGGCGACGGTCCGACCTGGCCCGCGATCGAAACCGGCGAACTGCTCTCGGACTTCGAGGACCTCGATCGGTGGGAAGTCCAGAACGGGCACATCGAGGCCGCCCCGGACGAGGCGCTAACCGGCACACAGGCGGCAGTCGTCGAGAGCGACGACGGGACGGCGGGGGTGAGCAGGTTCTTCCCCGACGGACTCGACCTCGAAGCGTGGGACACCTCGATCGCAGTCCGACCGGATTCCGTGAGTCGAATCGTCGTCGAATTCGTCGCCCCGAGCCGCGAGGAACGGCTCAATACCGTCCGAACGGTGCCCGACGAGTTCGACGGCTGGTTCCGGCTCGACTGCGGCTACGAACACAAGCCGGAGGGCGAACCGGACCTGTCGAACGTCACCCGGCTCAACGTCATCGCGGTCGGTCCCGACGGCGGGCCGACCCGGATGCTGGTCGACGATCTCCGGCGGACCGAGGCCGTCGACAACGGGAAGGCCATCCTCGCGTTCTACGGCGGCCACGACTCCCACTACGATATCGCGGCGGAGCGGCTCGAAGAACGGGGCTGGGCGGGTGCGGTCCCGGTCGATCCCGGGCGCGTCGGGAACCAGGGCCGGATGGACTTCGCGGAGCTGCGGGAGCTCCGGGACCGCGGCTGGGACGTCTGCTCGTACCCGCGATCGGAGAGCGACCTCACCGAGCAACCAGAAGAGCGACAGCGGACCGTTATCGGGAGTGCTCGCAACTCCCTCGCGGACAGCGGCTTCCCCGACGGCTCGCGCCACTTCTTCGCCCCCGACTGGCGACGGATGACCGGGACGACCCACGCGATCGTTCGGGAACTCCACGAGTCGGGGTTCCTGTTCGGAAGCTGTACCACCGGCGCGCCGCCGACCGGGATCCACATGACGCCGGTGATCTGGGGCCCCGCGCTCCACAACGGCGTGCGCCGCCACATCAACCTCTGCGACCAGTACCAGCAGCTCACCGTGATCCGCGTTCCCCGGATCGTCGAGGGGGAGTCGGGCGGGAACAGCATGTCCCTCGCCGACTTCGAACACCTGCTCGACCACATCGAGCACCGCGGTCTCGACGTGATCACACCCTCCGATATCGTCGATGGCACGATGGACGGCGACGACAGCGGAGCCCAGGATGAACCCGAATCGCGGCCGGACGGACGTATCCTCGACGCGGGAGCGTCCTACTCGTTCGAGGGGACCGGAACGAGCGACTCCGCCGAGTTCGAACTCGAGGAGAGCATCCTCATCGGTCAGTTCTCCCACGACGGCGAGTCGGAATTCCTCGTCGACGTGACGCCGATCGACGGCGACCTCGACGATGAACGGCTCGTGACCGCGACGGGAGCCACGAGCGGCGAGTCGATCATGACCGTCGACGGCGGGCGGTATCGGCTCACCGTCGAAGCGGACGGCCCGTGGTCGATCGATCTCGATCAACCCGCGATCCACAGCGACGACCTCGCGGATCTCCCGGTCGAGGCGTCCGGAACCGGGTCCGGGTTCGTCGGACCGCTGTGGACCCCCGACGATCCGAGTCTCAGCGTGACCCACGACGGCGACGGTGCGTTCATCGTCGACGGCTACGGCGCGGACGGAAGCTGGGAACAGATCGTCAACAAAACCGGCGCGTTCGACAACTCGCGATCGTACGCCGCGAGTGGGGTCGTCTGGATCAACGTCGAGGCCGACGGCAACTGGACGCTCGACGTGAGCGACTCGTGA
- a CDS encoding guanosine monophosphate reductase, producing the protein MNDLRTGLSYGDVLLVPNRSPVDSRSDVDLATNLTPSIELETPLVSAAMDTVTEAELAIELSRTGGLGVLHRFLTPEEQADQVARVTDADERVGAAVGINEDYVDRSAGLVEAGVDVLVVDVAHGHLERTIDAVETLRAEFPETDLVAGNVATPAGVEDLAAAGADCVKVGIGPGSHCTTRKVAGVGVPQLTAVDDCADAAEDMDVTVCADGGIRTSGDAVKALMAGADTVMLGSLFAGTEEAPSAVVEVDGTLYKRSRGMATTTAGEKRDDKENNVRADEGVEALTPYKGPVADVVEEFCAGIQSGLSYCGGHTIPEAREGVEFIRVAPSAKEREGYHADHDWEGVSVDSAATSVDESQLADDETVSSAAESDD; encoded by the coding sequence ATGAACGATCTTCGCACCGGGCTGAGCTACGGTGACGTGCTCCTCGTCCCGAACCGATCGCCCGTCGACAGTCGAAGCGACGTCGACCTCGCGACGAATCTCACGCCGTCGATCGAACTCGAGACGCCGCTCGTCTCCGCCGCCATGGATACCGTCACGGAGGCCGAACTGGCGATCGAACTCTCGCGTACCGGGGGACTCGGCGTCCTGCACCGCTTTCTCACTCCCGAGGAACAGGCCGATCAGGTAGCGCGGGTGACCGATGCCGACGAACGGGTGGGCGCCGCCGTGGGGATCAACGAGGACTACGTCGACCGCAGCGCCGGCCTGGTCGAGGCCGGCGTCGACGTCCTCGTCGTCGACGTGGCTCACGGCCACCTCGAACGGACGATCGACGCCGTCGAAACGCTCCGGGCCGAGTTCCCGGAAACCGATCTCGTCGCCGGCAACGTCGCCACCCCTGCGGGCGTCGAGGACCTCGCGGCCGCCGGTGCCGACTGCGTGAAAGTCGGCATCGGCCCCGGGTCCCACTGCACCACCCGGAAGGTCGCCGGCGTCGGCGTCCCGCAACTGACGGCCGTCGACGACTGCGCGGACGCGGCCGAGGACATGGACGTCACCGTCTGCGCGGACGGCGGCATCCGAACCTCCGGCGACGCCGTGAAGGCGCTGATGGCGGGCGCGGACACCGTGATGCTCGGGAGCCTCTTCGCCGGCACCGAGGAAGCGCCGAGCGCGGTGGTCGAGGTCGACGGGACGCTCTACAAGCGATCGCGCGGGATGGCGACGACGACCGCCGGCGAGAAGCGCGACGACAAGGAGAACAACGTCCGCGCGGACGAAGGGGTCGAGGCGCTGACGCCGTACAAGGGACCGGTCGCCGACGTCGTCGAGGAGTTCTGTGCCGGGATCCAGTCCGGCCTCTCCTACTGCGGCGGCCACACGATCCCGGAGGCCCGCGAAGGGGTCGAGTTCATCCGCGTCGCGCCGAGCGCGAAAGAGCGCGAGGGGTACCACGCCGATCACGACTGGGAGGGCGTCAGCGTGGATAGCGCAGCGACGTCCGTCGACGAATCGCAACTGGCGGACGACGAGACCGTCTCCTCCGCCGCCGAAAGCGACGACTGA
- the glmM gene encoding phosphoglucosamine mutase: MFGTSGIRGTVGDEVTAALALDVGRAVASDGYDRVVVGRDVRESGAVLADALTAGLRECGADVLEAGVAPTPTIARAVSWADADAGVVVTASHNPAPDNGLKLWSASGKAFDPDQRRAIARRVDRGEFDLQPWDGQGSIEPFANAIDRHGTALREAVSIDDPPSVIVDVGNGTGGITARVLADLGCDVVTLNGQRDGSFPGRPSEPTAETLSDLSSLVESTDAQLGIGHDGDADRMLAVDETGTFVPKDVLLALFAREAASDGDAVAAPVDTSMAVDDALAEVGASVRRTQVGDVFVAERTTDPDVVFGGEPSGAWIWPEETLCPDGPLAACKLVELVADRGPLSEPVASVETYPIRRRSIEVADKAAVMDRVSDRVQDRYEDVETLDGVYVDLDEGWILLRASGTEPVVRITAEARTGDRAEQLEAIAVEVLEDAIDAAS; the protein is encoded by the coding sequence ATGTTCGGAACGAGCGGTATCCGCGGCACCGTCGGGGACGAAGTAACGGCCGCCCTCGCGCTCGACGTGGGGCGTGCCGTCGCGTCCGACGGCTACGATCGGGTCGTGGTCGGGCGGGACGTGCGCGAGAGCGGCGCGGTGCTGGCGGACGCGCTGACCGCCGGCCTCCGGGAGTGCGGTGCGGACGTCCTCGAGGCCGGCGTCGCGCCGACGCCGACGATCGCGAGAGCCGTTTCGTGGGCGGACGCCGACGCGGGCGTCGTCGTCACGGCCTCGCACAACCCCGCGCCGGACAACGGGCTCAAACTCTGGTCCGCCTCCGGCAAGGCGTTCGACCCCGACCAGCGCCGGGCGATCGCTCGGCGCGTCGACCGGGGGGAATTCGACCTCCAGCCGTGGGACGGCCAGGGCTCGATCGAACCGTTCGCGAACGCGATCGATCGTCACGGGACGGCACTGCGGGAGGCCGTCTCGATCGACGACCCGCCGAGCGTCATCGTCGACGTCGGGAACGGGACCGGCGGGATCACCGCCCGCGTCCTCGCCGACCTCGGCTGCGACGTCGTCACGCTGAACGGACAGCGAGACGGGAGCTTTCCGGGTCGTCCGAGCGAACCGACCGCGGAGACGCTCTCCGACCTCTCCTCGCTCGTCGAATCGACGGACGCGCAACTTGGCATCGGCCACGACGGCGACGCCGATCGGATGCTCGCGGTCGACGAGACGGGGACGTTCGTCCCGAAAGACGTGCTCCTCGCGCTCTTTGCACGCGAGGCCGCGAGCGACGGCGACGCCGTCGCCGCGCCGGTCGACACGAGCATGGCCGTCGACGACGCGCTGGCCGAGGTCGGCGCGTCGGTGCGGCGAACGCAGGTTGGCGACGTCTTCGTCGCGGAGCGAACCACGGACCCGGACGTCGTCTTCGGCGGCGAACCGAGCGGCGCGTGGATCTGGCCCGAGGAAACGCTGTGCCCGGACGGGCCGCTCGCCGCGTGCAAACTCGTCGAACTCGTCGCCGATCGGGGGCCGCTCTCGGAACCCGTCGCGAGCGTCGAAACCTACCCCATCCGCCGCAGGTCGATCGAGGTCGCGGACAAGGCGGCCGTCATGGACCGGGTCAGCGATCGCGTCCAGGATCGGTACGAGGACGTCGAGACGCTCGACGGCGTCTACGTCGACCTCGACGAGGGGTGGATCCTCCTGCGTGCGAGCGGGACCGAACCCGTCGTGCGGATCACGGCCGAGGCCCGGACCGGAGACCGGGCCGAGCAACTCGAAGCGATCGCCGTCGAGGTGCTCGAGGACGCGATCGACGCGGCCTCGTGA